CATCACCTTTTTTAAGtaagttttaaagaaatctCACATAAATCGGAAGGTTGATCATGTCCATCAACTCTTTTGTGTTCGTCATAGACACTTGAGTGAATACaatataaaggttttttttaataacaattgcTTTTAAAAGAGTTGATAGTATCTGAGATCTTATAAGTGGATAAAGTATGCACCTTTTCTaatattaattacttttaagaGAGTTAATGATGCTTGAGGTCTAcaaatccatttttaaaaatagcaaaCAAGAagtatatcaatttttaaagaGCTTTCAAAGTTTAAAGTAAGTTTTAAAGAGCTggtacattttatataaaaatttatattattttttctttttaaaaaatggaaaacaagaaATCAATCTAATCTAATCATCTTATTGCCTTAATTAGGTGTATTTATTCACACTAAAACTCAAAGGTCTAAGTGAAATATTAACCCCATTTTATATCATCAATAGAAGGAAATTGCtggtatttaaaatttaaaattaatttaaaaatcatggCCAAGAtatggaagaagatgaaggggGTGTTGGTGATTAAAATTTTCTCTTACTTCATCTTTAAGAattgaaagtaaataaatagGAGCGACGTGGAGCCACGTACTCAAGCTTGTGATCCTGTGTTATAAAACAAGTAACCTGTCTCTTTCTAAGATACAAAAGCCGCCCTGACTCATAAATTTTAAGCTAACCTCAAGGCTATCTTTTTCACGATGAGGAAAGATTCAGATCACTTACAAAATTGGTTTGAATAAGATCCTTACGTCTTGGATACGGGTTCTATGAGATTGTGAATTGACTCTTTAAGAAACATTCAGATCTGAGATTGGGAAGTGATCAAAGCAATCTGCAGAACTACCCCTCCCAGTGACAGTCTAATTTACTTCCAACCTTTCACCTTTGTCATGCACCTTGCCCATCTTTCTTGTCTTTTCTGATCCAGGAAACTGCAGGAAATGGTAGAATATAGTAATTACAACATGCAGCATGTGATATAGGTAGTTGTCAGCCACCACCCTTGTGCTTGGTAGGCAAAGGAACTAATGTTTCATACGGAAGTTAGGCATGTTTCTTCTTAAATGAATACAACAAGCATCAAAAGACAAACTAGGGCAAAGATGAAGGGAAAGCACAATTAGGTCCCAGTAAAGAAAATGAGGCAGCATGTCAGCGCTGTTGTCATCATGTGGAACTTATTTTACTGTGCTTGTCCACTCGCTGATGCCTACAATGGACAACGGATCTCACTATCAGTCGGCTTTTGGATTGGTTAATTTGGTTTGGGCTGACTTGAGATGAGGTGATCACACCAAGTCAACCCCAAACTCATCAGAAAAGTACTCCATTTTATATTTCAATCCACCTGCTTTTGGCTTTAAGTCGGCCTTTCTAGATAGCAGCCCAAGTTATACATCCTCCACCTAAATCCAAACCATAGCTCAAATACACACATATGTATAGCAAACCATAGCTGAAATGCACACAAGCAAACACACGTGCCAGCAATGTTTGGTATATATATGCTCACACGGGTGTTAACACATCACACAAGAcctatatatgcatatatatgtgTGCATGGGCACATGTGTGCAAGTGTGTGTCTAAGAGAGAGATGATTTGCATAGCATGTGTGTCACAGATatgcgcacacacacacacacacatatatatatatatatacataataaaTATGTGAGCTGTGGTTTGGTATATATGTGTGTTCTGTGGGTCAGCTATGGTTTGGTACGTCTTTGCCTGTTCCCTAAAGTTTTCCCTGGATTCTGCTTGCCTCTACACCAAATGTGCCATTACGGTATCAACAGTCCAGTCCTAGTGTTCCACATCCAAAGCTACCGCAGCATACTGACTCATGGGTAATTTCACTTACGTACAGTTGCAGGTCATCAGACATAGCAAAGTGCAAAGTAGAAAACTAGTTAGGTGAGGTGATTTCACCTTTTCATTCATGAGCAGACTCCTAGAAGCAGCCTTTTCCATGACGCTGTTGTAATATTGCGTAAAAGGAGCATTGCCACCACCACCCTTTTCAAGCTACACGTTACCCATTTACCAAACTGAGAAAGTCATGCTCAACATATTCCAAAAAAGCATTGTTGAAACAAAGGAGACAAACCTGAAGAAATGATTCAACAGATTGCTGATCATTTGGTGAAAATGCAACCTCATCTCTTTTCTTCTGCACAAACTCAACATTTTGCTCCACCTGCAGTGCCATAGGATAATGCCACAATTCATACAGTAATCAGTACCCAGTCTGGCATGTTCTGCAACATTAGATACTTTCAACCTAGGCATAATATTTTCTGGAACTTGTTTTGGCCCATTACATCAGAACATGGACCCTAATAAAAAACATGTCCCAcccattttaaaaatccatATGGGTGGATCAAGGCTAAGTCCTGTGACTGTTGATTGTCCATGGCTGGGTTTGGGCCAAGATATCTGGACACAGTTTTCCCAGCCTGCCCAAGCCTGTAACTGACTAGGAAAAACGTGCTTATGTGCTTCATATAACATAACAGCCATGTTAGAAGGCATCATTTTGTTTGTCAAGTGATAGATTTGAGTATCCTCACATACAAGTTTGAGAACTATCCTTCATCAAGAGGATCAACCTAGGAAGGCCTCACTCAATCACATTAGGGCTAACCTGGGCCACATGTCAGAACCCGAGTTTTGTGAGGCTCAGTCTCCAGTTCAGAGCCCAAAGTTTGATTAGGCCAGGGACTGACATGTGTGATACAATGGATTCAGATTTAGGCCTGACTATCTAAGTGCAACACCTGCAAATCAAGTCCttaaattagaagaaaattttcttttcagaaAGCAacctttccttttccctttttctgtAATGTGTCTGGATAGGTGAAAGAAGTAATTCAACATAAGGGCATCTACCTGATCAATCAGACGCTTCACCACATGCCGCAAATTTTCAATAGTTATCTCATGAAACTTTCTCAGGCGAATTAGTGGAATACTTGCCAGCTCTGGAAAGGATATGTGGTAGCTCCACTGACCAAAGTGCACTGTAAGCAATTCAATGGCAGACAAAATGCACTCTTCTTGGAATTTCCGCGATTTTAAACAATGTTTTGGCAACTGTGAGAAAATTGGATGGTGCATAATTACAACATAGTAGATTTTATGTTAAACAAAAAGGAAGGATATCAGAGACCAGACTCATCATCAATGATACATGGAGGTATAGCAAATAAAACTCGAGAGAGAGTAAGGCACAAATTGAGTTAGAAGATGACGCTGTACACACAAATCAAGTAAGCAGAGGCACTGCTTCATGTAAGCTGCTAAAAATTTTAATCGAAATTACTATAGAAAAGAAATCAACTCAGTGTATTTGGTGAATGAACAGTGAGACCCTAGCAATAAGGATGACTCTCAAAGCCCTGGCCCTTATTACATTAGTGGGACTTTTGGCTGGCTCTTTCTCCATGGGCTTCTGAAAACCTCTAGAAAGATGACAAGTAATAGCAGTAACACCCAGCAGTTAACAGAGTTATAATCAATTAAGCCAGACAGTGACAATACTGCACTGATGTATTGCTTAAAGATTTTTCAGCTTTAAGAGCAGTAGATTTCTACCATATTGAACTTAGATGAACTATATTGTTGACTGTGGcaagttttgaaaatgattagCATATATATTGAATTATAAACAGAAAATGTGACAGGTATGAATCATAAAAGGTTTGTGGGAAAAATCATCTTCTATTTTTAGTTACTAACAATAACAAATGACTAATTCATTAGCTATTTTAGATTTTACTAGAGCCAACTAAAACATTCCAATGTTCAGGAACACTCAAGATAGCCTGGGAACTCAGCACTTCATGGCTATCTTATCCAGAAACTTCGAGTGTGTgtcaaaataaacataattaagCATGGACATGCAAGCATAAGTGCAGAATTGAAGTATCACCATATAATACTAATTTCTAACCTTTATGGCAGAAGACATATTGAAGGCTTTTCCAGGTTGTCCACTTTCCTTGCCAATTTTATATTCCAAAGTATCCAACACCAATGACGCAACAGGGATGAAAACCCCACTAGAACTGGATAGATGATTCAGCCATTGGATGGTTTTAAGTCTTAAAGGTAAATATCTCGGCGCCGGAAACAGGTAAGCCACTCCATTTATGATCTGGATGATCATAAATAGCAAATTCTGAAGAGAATTATCAGATATGTTTGCTGATATAAACATGACCCAGAGATCAATGCAGTTAGTGTACTGCCAACTACATATCTTCTCAATTGCTTCCTGCCCAAGGCCaaataacaaacaaaacatGAGAAAGAAGTTCCTCCACTTCGTAATATCACCATTCACAACAACTGTACATACCCATGAGCATCAAATCTAAAAGGAGAACATGTTAATACGTTGAAGATAACTGAaaccaacaacaaaaacaaagcaTGACATTGCATACCTTCTTCCTTGTTCGAAGACCCTGCTGTAATATCTTGGCAAGTTGCTGCATAGACACCAGTGCCTTCTTGCTTGATTTCTCCACATCTAAAGAGCATAGCTCAACAAAGGAATTCCTGAGAAATTGTATATGCTTATAAAATCCAGGCTTCACAAATTTACTGTGAGCTATAAAAGCTTTATATGTTTTTATCAAACAGGTGTCAAAGCAGTCAGAGCTAAATATAAGAGCCACATCCTGTATGATGAGAAAGGTGCACGATGATACAGTCCCTCCACCTGTTGCCCATAAATGAACTGCAATCTGCATCATATACTGAGGAGTTAGGAAGGCACAACCCACCAAAACATGGGATTGGCATACAAAATTGGAACGGTCAAGCAATATGGTGAAGAATATGGATGGATATATCTATCACTCAAGATTTGTTAAACTTGCATGACCCAGCAATTTCAAGTTACAAACTtgaaccaaaaaatatatatgctgACATATTAAGATATATATAACCATTGAACAAAAAAAGTACCTTATTAATCCTAAAATTGTGAAGTCAGGAAATatcttttgtaaaatatattaacaGAATGGAGCCAATAGAAAAACATCCACGAAATATCTCTCAAGAAAATTAGAATGAAGCACGTAGAAGACATATCTATAGTGAACACCCACAACTAGGTTTCTAATACATCTCCAGCCCACACAAGTCTCAAGCCCTTGAGACCACTTTGAAAATATAGTGTTATGCTTCTAAGGACAATCTAGAATTAGGTTCAAGATACATAGAATCAATATCCTCACATGtaacaataaaatcatttaatataGAGCCATCAATCgtcataaaatcataattaagaTATTAAGAGTATTTAGAGTCATGTGAATATCCTTTTCACAAAAGAAAGTTCAGTAGAGGACAATATTGAGATTTTGAGACACTAAGAAGCAATGTGTTTTTGTTGAGGTCATCAAATGTGACATGACTTTAGCACAGATCAATTGTTACACAGTATGCATGAACACAGATACATCTTTAAGACAAAACATGTCTGAAAGCAAAGAAGAGCCTGAATAATGGATGGAAAAAAACATGTCTCGCAAATATACTCACTCAACAATAATTTGATGATCTGGTAACAAATGAATGCTTGGATACCAGTGGACATTTTTCACTAATGGTTAGAAATATACATGTCTCACCAATATATTCACTCCACCTCCTTTCCTTTCTAATTATGATCCTCAAATTCCTCTTCTACTAAAACAAGTGTGTTGGTTGAATCAAACTGATCCAGGTTGGGTTGTTCCAAATTAAGCCCAATTTATAGGTTGAATCTGACTTAGgagttgaaaatgaaaaagtaaaaaataaagtaaatatcTCCATCAGAATAACTATAGTTTTAAAGATttggattccttagcttttctttcgatttctctcttttaaaaaaataccatGGAAGTTTAgagggtttgtttggaaattggAAACCATGACTTCAATTACGTTCCTGTAAACAgcagaagttttttttttttttttttttttttttgatagataaaggaAATTCATTAAAAGCCAAAAAGGCTAAAGAGAGTATACACGAAGTATACCAAGATACAAAGGATCAAGAAACAAAAGGTTCTGACCCTTACTTGGTGGCTAACCAgtttacaaaatcaaacaacGATAAAGTATGATCCtcaatatacaccctagcccaattcacaaaagtgtacaaaaaaatgaatttgatatcTTGGTCGTTTCTTTCCACATCATCGAAGGCtcttctattcctttctttccaaatagtCCACATTAGGCAAAGGGGGACAGTTTTCCAagctttctcccttttcttgcccacaaaaggTCCATACCATCCCAGGAGATTTCTTTTcacagaggagtgcatcacccattgcaccccaaaaagggagaagGTTAGATACCATAACATTCTGGCCTTCTCACAAAACAAGAGAAGGTGATCAATAGATTCCTCCTCATTTTTACACAAGAAACACCTATTGGGGATGTTCCAACCAAATCTCTTCAGGCGATCAATGGTGAGTAGTCTGTTCCAAGCCGCCTCCCAACCAAAGAAACTAGCCCTGGTTGGAGCCCAAGACTTCCAGATAGTACTAGCTGGGAAGGGATGGTTGATGCCCATTGAGAGTGAGCTATAAAAACACTTAACAGAGAAGGTCCCATTCTTATTTGCTTTCCACCTGAGCAAGTCATCCACACCTCTTCTAATAGTCAAAGGATGAAGCTTGCTTAATAAGTTTTCCACTTCCcctacctcccaatcattgaggTGTCTGTTAAAACGAGGTCCCCAGCTACCCCCAGCTCCATCTTCCTCCCAGGCCTCAGCAACCAAGCCTTCTTTGTTGACTGAGAGATTAAATAAGATGGGAAAAGCTTCTTCCAGAGATTGATTTTCACACCACaagtccttccaaaacttcactctgGTGCCATCCCCTACAAGGAAGCGGGagtgagattgaaaattttcccACCCGTTTCTGATGGCCTTCCAAACACCCACCCCATAACGATCTCTAACACCTTTGGAGCACCATCCCCCATCCTGGAGGTCGTATTTACTAGAGATAATTTGCTTCCAAAGGGACTCGTTCTCATTGGCaaatctccacaaccacttaCCAAGAAGGGCCTTATTAAAGATAGCTAGGTTACGTATGCCCAAGCCTCCATCCTTTTTAGCGGCACAAATAACCTTCCAACACACCAAGTGAGGTTTGTTTTCTAAAGCGCCTCCACCCCATAAGAAATCCCTCTGGATTTTTTCAAGTCTTGCACAAACTCTCTTGGGGAtcacaaagagagaaagaaagtaggTTGGGAGGCTAGAGAGGGTGCTTTTTAATAAGGTTAGACGGCCACCTTTGGAAAGGAATTGTCTTTTCCAGAGAGACAATCTTTTCctgaatctttcttccactGCATCCCACGCACTAGTGGATTTGTAGGGGGCTCCAAGGGGAAGACCCAGGTAGGAAGTAGGTAAACATCCAATCTTACATCCCAAAATTGAGACGAGGGATTCCATGGGGGGGCATTCCCCCACTGGGATGGCCTCAGACTTGCTCAGATTGACTTTTAGTCCTGaaattgcctcaaaccacatgaaggtCCAGCTAAGGTATTGCAACTGGACTGCATCGGCGTCACAGAAGATTAAGGTATCATCGGCGAACAGGAGATGGGAAACGATCAGCCCCTCACTATCTCTTCCTCCCACTTTGAAGCCAGAAATAAAGCCCTCATTTCTTGCACGTGACAGCAGTTGGCTAAGAGCTTCCATGGCAAAAAGAAAGAGGTAGGGGAGAGAGGGTCGCATTGCCTTAATCCCCTAGAACTACGGAAGAAGCCCGTGGGGCACCCATTGATGAGGATCGAGAATGTGGCCGTGGACCAGCACCATTTCATCCAATTTATCCATTTGTGCCCAAATCCCATTCTAGACATCACATCCATGAGAAAGTTCCAATTGACGTGGTCAAaagccttctcaatgtccaatttaaGGAGGAGGCCCGGCGCGTTGTCTTTTAATCTAGAATCAAGGGCTTCGTTGGCAATAAGGACAGCGTCTAGAATCTGTCTCCCATGGACGAAGGCTTGCTGAGAATCAGAAATCACCTCTCCCATCACTGATTTCAACCTATTAGCAAGGACTTTGGCTAGTAATTTGTATACACTCCCTATCAGGCTGATTGGTCTGAAATCTCTTAGGTCTTCAGCCCCTTCCTTTTTGGGAATGAGCAAAAGAAACGTGGAGTTCAAACTTCTCTGGAAGGTCCCATGGAGGTGAAACTCTCTGAAGAGCTCCAAAATTTCTGATTTAACAACATCCCAGCAAAACAACCAAAAGGCCATTGTAAAGCCGTCCGGGCCTGGAGCTTTGTCGCCACAGCAGCTGCTTAGGGCTGCAAAGATTTCCTCCTCAGAAAACTCAACTTCTAGGCTGCTGGCCGAGCCTTCTCCCAACTCCTTGAAGTTAAGGCCGTTGATTTTAGGCCTCCAATCTCCTGGTTCTGAGAGGAGAGATTTATAGGCCCTACAAACGCCCTCTTTTAAGTCATCACTAGAAGAGAGAGTGACCccatttattctaattttagaCAGGAAGTTCTTCCTTGCTCTAGCattggccattttgtggaagTATTTGGTGTTCTTGTCGCCTTCTTTTAGCCAAATTTCTCTTGACTTCTGTCTCCAAGAAGTTTCTTCCAAAAGAGCCCATTTCTTATAGTCCTCAAGAGCCAGATTTTTAGCCTCTACTTCACCAGCAGTGAGGGGGCTGTCATTCTCCCTGGTCTCCCATCGCTGCAGGCGAGAGAAGGCTTCTGCTCTATTAAGAGAGACATTGCCTATCACCTCCTTATTCCAGTTCTTCAGGTCCTTCTTGAGCGCTTTGAGCTTCTTAGCAATGCAGTGGCTACTATAACCTTCAACAGAATACCCATTCCACCAGCTTCGAACTAGGTCTTGGAAACCATCAATTtttagccacatattttcaaaacggAAAGGGCTTTTGCCTGAGGAGAATCCTCCTGCTTGAAGGACTATAGGACTATGGTCAGAAATCAAACGAGGGAGAGCAGCTTGGGTGATGGCGGAGAAATGGTCTTCCCACTGGTCCGAAAACAGAAAACGGTCCAGTCTAGAGGCAGCTTGAGAGTTCAAACCCCCTATCCAAGTGAAAGGGCCTCCAGCCAGAGGGAGGTCCTTTAGCCCCAGTTCCCCTATAACCTCTGAGAATCTTCTCATTTCAGATGTGAGCCTAGGGGAGTTCCTTCTTTCCTCTGGGAATCTAACAGCATTGAAGTCCCCTCCTAAGCACCAGGGGTCCTCCCAGAGGCCACGGATGGCACTAAGCTCCTCCCAAAAATCCTCCTTTTCACTGCTAATCACTGGCCCATAAACCCCAGAAAAAATCCAAGTGAAACCATCTACACAGTTTCTGAAACGGATAGAGATAGAGTACCCCCCGCTTTCTACCTCCAAGCTCTCCAAGACTCTGTTGTCCCAGAGGAGCAGAAGACCTCCTGCCGCACCCCTAGCATCCACAGAAGCCCAATTAAGAAATCTTCCTATACCCACACTGTTGACCATTTGCTGAGACATTTCTTTCACCTTCGTCTCCAAAAGGCAAACCAAATCTGGTTTTTGATTCCTTACCACGCCCTTGATCAACTTTCTTTTCTCAGAGTCATTAAGGCCCCGAACATTCCAACAGagaattttaattctcattagTCAACTGGAACCAAATCCCAGGAATTCTGGCCGGACTTTTTAGCTATCCCTGAAGTCTCCCCGTAGCTAACAGAACATTCCAACCTTTTTAACTCTCTTTCGAAACGGGTGGTGcaaga
This DNA window, taken from Vitis riparia cultivar Riparia Gloire de Montpellier isolate 1030 chromosome 13, EGFV_Vit.rip_1.0, whole genome shotgun sequence, encodes the following:
- the LOC117928725 gene encoding nucleolar complex protein 2 homolog; its protein translation is MGKLGKKARKFAKKNLQSVLKRKRKLKSMFKKKSSRGEQDAADDQLQDETNLLNGRNLEGEDIEGTSLDSIFSEDDSDVAGDDSDSDGFLSEDSSCMYVPESENGNLLEDNGGGSALLVQNREIHLELAKKKKKLDRLKEKDPEFSKFLESYHKGLEELRNDENYSDEDEESDLNMQSMNEDSLNLKIAKLLTNSAIDSWCKIVGDQHSISALPSLLNGYRAACHYGTSSTSALDAAASSYSIQNSETFCNILMFMLREADNIFRGLLGISCSSCRKETILDLKNTAKWKSLKPMVKSYLRSTLFLLNQVTDSEILAFSLTRLRASIIFFTAFPSLLRRLIKIAVHLWATGGGTVSSCTFLIIQDVALIFSSDCFDTCLIKTYKAFIAHSKFVKPGFYKHIQFLRNSFVELCSLDVEKSSKKALVSMQQLAKILQQGLRTRKKEAIEKICSWQYTNCIDLWVMFISANISDNSLQNLLFMIIQIINGVAYLFPAPRYLPLRLKTIQWLNHLSSSSGVFIPVASLVLDTLEYKIGKESGQPGKAFNMSSAIKLPKHCLKSRKFQEECILSAIELLTVHFGQWSYHISFPELASIPLIRLRKFHEITIENLRHVVKRLIDQVEQNVEFVQKKRDEVAFSPNDQQSVESFLQLEKGGGGNAPFTQYYNSVMEKAASRSLLMNEKFPGSEKTRKMGKVHDKGERLEVN